In one window of Streptomyces sp. FXJ1.172 DNA:
- a CDS encoding ISL3 family transposase: MSPHLDVVQVERVWSSGGVVRISARTRELMVACPDCRCASARVHSRYSRTLADVAAGGRPVLISLMVRRLSRTSVLFQLMRMGLPSAATPRVLGVDDFALYADVYGTLLVDADRRLPIELWAGRDAEQLASWLRAHPGVEVVCRDGSLVYRQGVTEGAPDAVQVSDRFHLWQGLSKRVSDVAAAHRDCLAAAVPEPEPAPPPSDEPYEAADSPARRHAKRLFETVQGYTGTAHSLSAIARELGLNRRTVAKYARAACWQECVRRTPPRRSTSLDPYLEYLRQRWEEGEHTATVLHQEIAAKGYRGHYQRVKMAIAPLRRGLPIDTPRERPPSPRQVARWITTTPPRRGLHATEALRRLLEHCPELDQTHTLVRQFAAMLDARDAAPLPDWLDQLADSGLSALASLANAIREDQLAVVQGITTPFNSGVNEGRITDLKLQKRIMAGRAGVPLLRHRVVLMAHLRRRYP; this comes from the coding sequence GTGTCGCCGCACCTGGATGTGGTGCAGGTGGAACGGGTGTGGTCGTCGGGTGGTGTGGTCCGTATCTCTGCCCGTACCCGCGAGTTGATGGTGGCGTGTCCGGACTGCCGGTGCGCGTCGGCGCGGGTGCACAGCCGGTATTCCCGCACGCTGGCCGATGTCGCTGCCGGGGGCCGCCCGGTGCTGATCAGTCTGATGGTGCGGCGGTTGTCGCGGACGAGTGTGCTGTTCCAGTTGATGCGCATGGGACTTCCGTCGGCCGCGACACCGCGGGTGCTGGGCGTGGATGACTTCGCGTTGTACGCGGACGTCTACGGCACGCTGCTCGTGGATGCCGACAGGAGGCTGCCGATCGAGTTGTGGGCCGGGCGCGATGCCGAGCAGCTGGCCTCCTGGCTGCGTGCGCATCCCGGCGTCGAGGTGGTGTGCCGGGACGGTTCGCTGGTCTACCGGCAGGGCGTCACCGAGGGAGCCCCGGACGCGGTGCAGGTCAGCGACCGTTTTCACCTGTGGCAGGGGCTGTCGAAGCGGGTCTCGGACGTCGCCGCGGCCCACCGCGACTGCCTGGCCGCCGCAGTACCTGAACCCGAACCGGCCCCACCGCCGTCGGACGAACCGTACGAGGCGGCCGATTCTCCCGCCCGCCGTCACGCGAAGCGACTGTTCGAGACCGTCCAGGGATACACCGGCACGGCCCACAGTCTCAGCGCGATAGCCCGCGAACTCGGCTTGAACCGCCGCACCGTGGCCAAGTACGCACGCGCTGCCTGCTGGCAGGAGTGCGTACGGCGCACTCCGCCCCGCCGATCCACGAGCCTCGACCCGTATCTGGAGTATCTGAGGCAGCGGTGGGAGGAAGGCGAGCACACCGCGACCGTGCTGCACCAGGAGATTGCCGCGAAGGGCTACCGCGGCCACTACCAGCGGGTCAAGATGGCCATCGCGCCGCTACGCCGCGGTCTGCCGATCGACACACCGCGCGAGCGGCCACCCTCGCCCCGCCAGGTCGCCCGGTGGATCACCACCACACCGCCCCGGCGCGGCCTGCACGCCACCGAGGCACTCCGTCGGCTGCTTGAACACTGCCCGGAGCTCGACCAAACCCACACTCTGGTAAGACAGTTCGCGGCCATGCTCGATGCCCGCGACGCCGCCCCGCTGCCGGACTGGCTCGACCAACTCGCCGACTCTGGCCTGTCTGCCTTGGCGAGCCTGGCCAACGCCATTCGCGAAGACCAGCTGGCAGTTGTGCAGGGGATCACCACCCCGTTCAACTCCGGCGTCAACGAAGGCCGGATCACGGATCTGAAGCTCCAGAAACGGATCATGGCCGGCCGCGCCGGCGTTCCGCTCCTGCGCCACCGCGTCGTCCTCATGGCACACCTCCGACGCCGCTACCCGTGA
- a CDS encoding DUF6262 family protein has protein sequence MNNVPERRTAAALAARRSKTDTALLRVHESIARIQREKAQVNVAAVARRANVSRTFLYANPEARAAIATAMAEAGDRRSRLLVEQDDEREATWRERALNAEDALKAAQGEILAQRTRIGELLGQIRDLQAEWTEEAIQRITTENTTLKQRVRQLTTDNRTLDERLTAARSNLRFQDRRVADLEARLTGPEPLA, from the coding sequence ATGAACAACGTCCCTGAACGCCGCACTGCTGCCGCCCTGGCAGCCCGCCGCAGCAAGACCGACACAGCCCTCCTGCGGGTCCACGAGTCCATCGCCCGGATCCAGCGCGAGAAGGCCCAGGTCAACGTCGCTGCTGTCGCCCGGCGGGCGAACGTCTCACGCACCTTCCTCTATGCCAACCCCGAGGCCAGAGCCGCCATCGCCACGGCGATGGCCGAGGCAGGTGACCGGCGGTCCCGGTTGCTCGTCGAACAGGACGACGAGCGCGAGGCAACCTGGCGCGAGCGCGCGCTGAACGCCGAGGACGCGCTCAAGGCCGCCCAGGGCGAGATCCTCGCCCAGCGCACCCGAATCGGCGAACTACTCGGCCAGATAAGGGATTTGCAAGCCGAGTGGACCGAAGAGGCCATCCAGCGGATCACCACCGAGAACACCACACTCAAACAAAGGGTCCGCCAGCTGACCACCGACAACCGCACCCTCGACGAGCGGCTCACAGCCGCCCGATCCAACCTCCGCTTCCAGGACCGACGCGTCGCCGACCTCGAAGCCCGCCTCACCGGGCCGGAACCACTGGCCTGA
- a CDS encoding AAA family ATPase, which translates to MIVWVNGAFGSGKSTLVDELRPRWPEALVYDPEMVGYVLREIVEVPTGDFQDLPLWRRQVANLAVGLIQEYRRPVLVPMTLVNSEYVGEIFGALKDAGIDVHHFFLKVSREVLEKRIDGRIHAPDDPEREEQVRRWCKDRIGPCMAAADTLPSDTVFLDGELSPQELADLVLTRIDTGSGR; encoded by the coding sequence TTGATCGTCTGGGTGAACGGGGCGTTCGGTAGCGGGAAGAGCACGCTCGTGGACGAGTTGCGTCCGCGCTGGCCCGAGGCACTGGTCTATGACCCGGAGATGGTCGGCTATGTGTTGCGGGAGATCGTGGAGGTCCCGACCGGCGATTTCCAGGATCTGCCGCTGTGGCGGCGACAGGTCGCCAACCTGGCGGTGGGACTGATCCAGGAGTACCGCCGCCCTGTTCTGGTCCCCATGACCCTGGTCAACTCCGAATATGTCGGTGAGATCTTCGGCGCGCTGAAGGACGCGGGTATCGACGTCCACCACTTCTTCCTCAAAGTCTCCCGAGAGGTCCTGGAGAAGCGGATCGACGGCCGGATTCACGCCCCGGATGACCCCGAACGGGAGGAGCAGGTCCGGCGCTGGTGCAAGGACAGGATCGGACCGTGCATGGCCGCGGCCGACACTCTGCCCAGCGACACGGTGTTCTTGGACGGCGAACTGAGCCCGCAGGAGTTGGCCGACCTGGTGCTGACCCGAATCGACACGGGTTCAGGCCGATAA
- a CDS encoding TniB family NTP-binding protein — MTSPDTTPTAPQTSSAAVTTFHGFARFATTTPPAPPQPGQPPRSADERLAYHSQFVTVRTPAIENLSRQVRTLMILGRHQSVTARPSLIITGPTTTGKTTALLEVGRTCHLAHTRHTQPGDSSVPVAYVLVPPGATAKTLAQEFARYLGIPVTTRMTTAQITGAVCHTCTTAGIKLMLIDEIHRLNPRTTSGAEAADWLKDLTERIPATFVYAGIDVTASPVFSGVRGAQLAGRACLIDCETLPARTGDREPFRELIAALEQALDLHAHRAGSLPKLAPYLHERTAGRIGSLSRLIRQAAIEAICNGSERITKPLLNSITLDHLAEEHHRPRNPTHRRTRSSGR, encoded by the coding sequence GTGACCAGCCCCGACACCACACCCACCGCGCCTCAGACGTCCTCGGCAGCGGTCACCACCTTCCACGGATTCGCCCGGTTCGCCACCACCACACCACCCGCACCGCCGCAGCCGGGACAGCCACCACGCTCCGCGGACGAACGCCTGGCCTACCACTCCCAGTTCGTCACCGTGCGCACCCCGGCCATCGAGAACCTCTCCCGCCAGGTGCGCACCCTGATGATCCTCGGCCGCCACCAGAGTGTCACCGCACGCCCATCCCTGATCATCACCGGCCCCACCACCACCGGCAAAACCACCGCCCTGCTCGAAGTCGGCCGCACCTGCCACCTGGCCCACACCCGCCACACCCAACCCGGCGATAGCAGCGTCCCCGTCGCCTACGTGCTGGTACCGCCCGGCGCCACCGCCAAGACCCTGGCCCAGGAGTTCGCCCGCTACCTCGGCATCCCCGTCACCACGCGCATGACCACCGCACAGATCACCGGCGCCGTCTGCCACACCTGCACCACAGCCGGAATCAAGCTGATGCTGATCGACGAGATCCACCGGCTCAACCCCCGCACCACCAGCGGAGCCGAGGCCGCCGACTGGCTCAAAGACCTCACCGAACGCATCCCCGCCACATTCGTCTACGCGGGCATCGACGTCACCGCCAGCCCCGTGTTCAGCGGAGTACGCGGGGCACAGCTGGCCGGACGCGCCTGTCTCATCGACTGCGAAACGCTGCCCGCCCGCACCGGCGACCGCGAACCATTCCGCGAACTCATCGCCGCCCTCGAGCAAGCCCTCGACCTGCACGCGCACCGGGCAGGCAGCCTGCCCAAGCTGGCCCCCTACCTGCACGAACGAACCGCCGGACGGATCGGCAGCCTCTCCCGCCTCATCCGCCAAGCCGCCATCGAAGCCATCTGCAACGGCAGCGAACGCATCACCAAACCACTCCTGAACAGCATCACGCTGGACCACCTCGCCGAGGAACACCACCGCCCCCGAAATCCCACCCACCGCCGCACCCGCTCCAGCGGCCGGTGA
- a CDS encoding DUF6882 domain-containing protein, which yields MGMFKRANEAESAGQAGERADLSILLLQGEDMIEQLGRAHRSWGLGSADRWDLDQTTGIITWTFPDKTATAPAQILGSFSPGSGSWLWAWANKSILPDMSRDARSFRDWAEGNGHPALARPKINADEQAASTLVALAVRITGATGYYKGPGGNSFVIITFGPVTLTAADGKVSTFNINIK from the coding sequence ATGGGAATGTTCAAGCGGGCCAATGAGGCGGAGAGTGCTGGTCAGGCCGGGGAGCGAGCCGACCTGAGCATCCTGCTGCTGCAGGGCGAAGACATGATCGAACAGTTGGGTCGTGCCCACAGGTCCTGGGGGCTGGGTTCAGCGGACCGCTGGGATCTGGACCAGACGACCGGCATCATTACCTGGACCTTCCCGGACAAGACGGCGACGGCACCCGCGCAGATCCTCGGCAGCTTCAGCCCCGGCTCGGGCTCATGGCTGTGGGCCTGGGCCAACAAGAGCATCCTCCCCGACATGAGCCGCGACGCCCGCAGCTTCCGGGACTGGGCAGAAGGCAACGGACATCCCGCCCTTGCCCGGCCGAAGATCAACGCTGATGAGCAGGCTGCTTCAACTCTCGTAGCTTTGGCTGTCCGGATCACCGGGGCGACCGGCTATTACAAGGGGCCGGGAGGCAACTCCTTCGTGATCATCACCTTCGGGCCGGTCACCCTGACCGCTGCGGACGGCAAGGTCTCCACTTTCAACATCAATATCAAGTAG
- the istB gene encoding IS21-like element helper ATPase IstB encodes MSVMDTALRESLKALRLSGMLETLDARLAQAHGGELGHLDFLQVLCQDEITRRETAAFQRRLQRAKFEQQVTLEEFDFTASSKLPAAQIRDLAALRWLHAGESVILFGPVGVGKTHVAQALGHLAVRQGANVRFAKTSRILAELAGGHADRTWDKRMRELIRPDVLILDDFAMRQLTAAQADDLYELVSERQGRSLIITSNRAPSDWYPLFPNPVVAESLLDRLINTSHQVIMNGPSYRPNKRPRNPADKNGTATS; translated from the coding sequence ATGAGCGTGATGGACACTGCCCTGCGCGAGTCGCTGAAAGCCCTCCGCTTGTCCGGAATGCTGGAGACCCTCGACGCCCGCCTGGCCCAGGCCCACGGCGGAGAACTCGGCCACCTCGACTTCCTCCAGGTGCTCTGCCAGGACGAGATCACCCGCCGCGAGACCGCAGCCTTCCAACGACGCCTGCAACGAGCGAAGTTCGAGCAGCAGGTCACCCTGGAGGAGTTCGACTTCACCGCCTCCTCCAAACTGCCCGCAGCCCAGATCCGCGACCTGGCCGCCCTGCGCTGGCTCCACGCCGGCGAGTCGGTCATCCTCTTCGGACCGGTCGGGGTTGGCAAGACACACGTCGCCCAGGCTCTCGGTCACCTCGCGGTCCGGCAGGGTGCGAACGTCCGGTTCGCCAAGACCAGCCGGATCCTGGCCGAGCTTGCCGGCGGCCATGCCGACCGCACTTGGGACAAGCGCATGCGGGAGCTGATCCGCCCCGACGTCCTGATCCTCGACGACTTCGCCATGCGCCAGCTGACCGCCGCCCAGGCCGACGACCTCTACGAACTCGTCTCTGAACGGCAAGGACGCTCGCTGATCATCACCAGCAACCGGGCGCCCAGCGACTGGTATCCCCTCTTCCCCAACCCCGTCGTCGCCGAATCGCTCCTGGACCGTCTGATCAACACCAGCCACCAGGTCATCATGAACGGACCCAGCTACCGCCCGAACAAGCGTCCTAGGAACCCAGCCGACAAGAACGGAACGGCAACCTCGTAG
- the istA gene encoding IS21 family transposase, with the protein MSLREIAKETGLNRRTVAKYLSGEVSAAPPQREPNGRPRRRVVDEVAPLIDAMLRAEILLKGAVIHERLVQEYGVTINYQRVKLYLQEARPRIAEELGISPGELAGLHRRFEVVPGAQAQVDWGDEGKVLAHVGIPKVYSFHMTLSYSRDPFCCFTTSQDLATFFDCHRQAFVHFGGVPMTIVYDRTKTVVRRHVAPGEAVPLHPEAVAFAGHYDFDIDVLAAYRPQGKGRVERQVGIVRDHVLAGRAFASIEEMNAAFAAWVPLRRAKVHGTHGEVIGHRAVRDHMALRPLPETPYVVAQRHLRHVGKDCLVAFDANLYSVPARRVRPRQLVEIRATKSQVTLHSTVPGSDGETLLAAHPRAVGRGARIVDDRHWDGLPTGAGRRVTTGDSPPSPRRELSSGPEAGPLQALLSRAAAARVEVGRRPLSVYDELTGTRPFKSNTSTKEAR; encoded by the coding sequence ATGAGCCTGCGGGAGATCGCGAAGGAGACCGGGCTGAACCGCCGCACGGTCGCGAAGTACCTGTCGGGTGAGGTGTCGGCTGCGCCGCCGCAGCGGGAGCCGAACGGACGGCCACGGCGGCGGGTGGTGGACGAGGTTGCCCCGCTGATCGACGCGATGCTCAGGGCGGAGATCCTGCTCAAAGGGGCGGTGATCCACGAGCGCCTGGTCCAGGAGTACGGGGTCACGATCAACTACCAGCGGGTGAAGCTCTACCTGCAGGAGGCCAGGCCCCGGATCGCCGAGGAACTCGGGATCAGCCCGGGTGAACTGGCCGGTCTGCACCGCCGGTTCGAGGTGGTGCCTGGGGCTCAGGCTCAGGTGGACTGGGGTGATGAGGGCAAGGTCCTCGCTCATGTCGGCATTCCGAAGGTCTACTCGTTCCACATGACGTTGTCGTACTCGCGCGACCCGTTCTGCTGCTTCACCACCAGCCAGGACCTGGCGACCTTCTTCGACTGCCACCGGCAGGCGTTCGTGCACTTCGGCGGGGTGCCGATGACGATCGTCTACGACCGGACCAAGACCGTCGTGCGCCGGCACGTCGCCCCGGGCGAGGCGGTCCCGCTGCATCCGGAGGCGGTCGCGTTCGCCGGGCACTACGACTTCGATATCGACGTGCTGGCCGCCTACCGGCCGCAGGGCAAGGGTCGCGTCGAGCGGCAGGTCGGCATCGTCCGCGATCACGTGCTGGCCGGACGGGCCTTTGCGTCCATCGAGGAGATGAACGCCGCTTTCGCGGCCTGGGTGCCGCTGCGGCGTGCGAAGGTGCATGGCACTCATGGCGAGGTCATCGGCCATCGGGCGGTGCGTGACCACATGGCTCTGCGTCCGTTGCCCGAGACTCCGTATGTGGTCGCCCAACGGCATCTGCGGCACGTTGGCAAGGATTGCCTGGTCGCTTTCGACGCGAACCTCTACTCGGTGCCCGCCCGCAGGGTCCGCCCCCGCCAGCTGGTCGAGATCCGTGCCACGAAGTCCCAGGTCACGCTGCACTCGACGGTTCCCGGCTCGGACGGTGAGACTCTGCTGGCCGCCCATCCGAGGGCTGTGGGCCGCGGCGCCCGCATCGTCGACGACAGGCACTGGGACGGTCTGCCTACCGGCGCCGGCCGCCGCGTCACCACCGGCGACAGCCCGCCTTCGCCCCGCCGAGAGCTCTCATCTGGGCCGGAGGCCGGCCCGCTGCAGGCCCTGCTGAGCCGGGCCGCTGCTGCCCGCGTCGAGGTCGGCCGCCGTCCGCTGTCGGTCTATGACGAGCTGACCGGCACCCGCCCGTTCAAGTCCAACACTTCGACGAAGGAAGCCCGTTGA
- a CDS encoding IS630 family transposase (programmed frameshift), which yields MRYPDGGGLTAVERARRERVRFQAAEMFAAGMRPPQVARALRVSRKSAYAWHVAWREGGTDALRSRGPSGVASRMQPGWRAWLARALEQGPAAHGWTEDQRWTLARISVLVARRFHVRFSQPQLSRILRQMGFSVQVPVHRAAERDEEQVRQWREETWARVERKVREQDAWLVFEDESGQALRPPKSRTWSRIGVPPQVKVSGKGSGRVSVAGMVCAKPGERTRLIYRMLVHHPGRRGEKNGFKEQDFAALLDAAHQQLGGKTVLIWDNSTQHKDALMRELLAARQQWLTVFRLPAYAPDLNPAEGVWANLKNDLGNLAACTVDALADLTRTRLKKMQYRPDLLDGFITETGLTWTPP from the exons ATGAGGTATCCCGATGGGGGTGGCCTGACCGCGGTGGAGCGGGCCCGGCGGGAGCGGGTGCGGTTCCAGGCCGCCGAGATGTTCGCGGCCGGGATGCGGCCGCCGCAGGTCGCGCGGGCGTTACGGGTCTCACGGAAGTCCGCGTATGCCTGGCACGTTGCCTGGCGGGAAGGCGGCACGGATGCTCTGCGCTCCAGAGGGCCCTCGGGGGTGGCGTCGCGGATGCAGCCGGGCTGGCGGGCCTGGCTGGCCAGGGCGCTGGAGCAGGGACCGGCCGCGCATGGCTGGACGGAAGACCAGCGGTGGACGCTGGCGAGGATCTCGGTGCTCGTCGCCCGGCGCTTCCACGTGCGCTTCAGCCAGCCACAACTGTCGAGGATCCTGCGGCAGATGGGCTTTTCCGTCCAGGTTCCGGTGCACCGGGCCGCCGAACGGGACGAGGAGCAGGTGCGCCAGTGGCGGGAGGAGACATGGGCGCGCGTGGAAAGAA AGGTGAGGGAGCAGGACGCGTGGCTGGTGTTCGAGGACGAGTCGGGCCAGGCGCTGCGTCCGCCCAAGTCCCGCACCTGGTCCCGCATCGGAGTGCCGCCGCAGGTCAAAGTCTCGGGGAAGGGATCGGGGCGGGTCTCGGTCGCCGGGATGGTCTGCGCGAAGCCGGGCGAGCGGACCCGTCTGATCTACCGGATGCTGGTGCACCACCCCGGTCGGCGCGGCGAGAAGAACGGCTTCAAGGAGCAGGACTTCGCCGCCCTGCTGGACGCCGCCCACCAGCAGCTCGGTGGGAAGACCGTGCTGATTTGGGACAACTCCACCCAGCATAAAGACGCGCTGATGCGCGAGTTACTGGCCGCCCGGCAACAGTGGCTGACCGTCTTCCGCCTGCCGGCCTACGCCCCGGACCTGAACCCGGCCGAAGGCGTGTGGGCGAACCTGAAGAACGACCTGGGCAACCTCGCCGCCTGCACCGTCGACGCCCTCGCCGACCTCACCCGCACCCGGCTGAAGAAGATGCAATACCGACCCGACCTCCTCGACGGCTTCATCACCGAGACCGGCCTCACCTGGACACCGCCATGA
- a CDS encoding HEPN domain-containing protein — MTSKKLAAEINQVRTQGKNTVRKSAAFLRSNAEQLAQYGSVEDLAAAELDEDALARASAFHLTSIRAELARELWSRRAFLGPETLDRLLYRAVAVDRAEDPVHRCLEIVRDRQLARPGMVIFPVHSFGLLAGGLLRFRTTQSWIFSPTGSGIALFPQTNRWSRTRETLDAVRSALGVRKRLPLELLEHWRRSRPVGWLERNPIMVIAISTAPGSYYDTEPLVLGRLRGASALACLLAAVQPPNNMRSGYLFSSARTNNQETLDIHHYLNLYDSPADRRALDGDCVPIGLRKAALAEISELNIEIHPRYWTRRRSFAEAAREAVDVVYDGYMRHALLRRPAAKPDALSKAYTKLHDALTYFRRSFHESDEGWSQIVSLAVAFEMMLTDGANTGAIAAKLQRRTRLLLRGRPGVLGYAQAVHDLYKQRNGVVHAGVVTSGTDLAQVRRCFALCFVELARRSALVAPSAEEPMRELIGDIA, encoded by the coding sequence ATGACCTCTAAGAAGCTGGCGGCGGAGATCAACCAGGTGCGGACCCAAGGGAAGAACACCGTTCGCAAATCCGCAGCCTTCCTGCGCAGCAATGCGGAACAGCTTGCCCAGTACGGATCCGTAGAGGACCTGGCAGCGGCAGAACTCGACGAGGACGCCCTGGCGCGCGCCAGCGCCTTCCACCTCACCTCCATCAGAGCCGAGCTGGCTCGGGAGCTGTGGTCACGCAGAGCCTTCCTGGGCCCCGAGACACTGGATCGCCTGCTCTACCGAGCAGTAGCCGTCGACCGCGCCGAAGATCCGGTACACAGGTGTCTGGAGATCGTGCGCGACCGTCAGTTGGCCCGCCCCGGCATGGTGATCTTCCCCGTCCACTCTTTCGGACTGCTCGCTGGCGGGCTGCTGCGGTTTCGCACCACCCAATCCTGGATCTTCTCGCCCACCGGCTCCGGAATTGCGCTCTTTCCTCAGACCAACCGCTGGAGCAGGACCCGCGAGACGCTCGATGCAGTACGCAGCGCTCTCGGCGTGCGCAAGCGCCTCCCGCTGGAGCTGCTGGAGCACTGGCGGCGCAGTCGACCCGTGGGCTGGCTCGAACGCAATCCGATCATGGTGATCGCCATATCCACGGCTCCCGGAAGCTACTACGACACAGAGCCGCTGGTCCTGGGCCGCCTGCGTGGTGCCAGCGCGCTGGCCTGTCTGCTTGCCGCGGTGCAACCCCCAAACAACATGCGCAGCGGATACCTGTTCAGCTCGGCGCGTACCAATAACCAGGAGACTCTGGACATCCACCATTACCTCAATCTCTACGACAGCCCGGCTGACCGCCGTGCTCTCGACGGCGACTGCGTCCCTATCGGACTGCGCAAGGCCGCCCTGGCAGAGATCAGCGAGCTCAACATCGAGATCCACCCCCGCTACTGGACGCGCCGTCGTAGTTTCGCCGAGGCAGCCCGGGAAGCGGTCGACGTCGTCTATGACGGCTACATGCGGCACGCGTTGCTGCGCAGACCTGCCGCCAAACCTGACGCGCTGAGCAAGGCATACACCAAACTTCACGATGCGCTGACCTACTTCCGCCGCTCCTTTCATGAGTCCGATGAGGGCTGGTCGCAGATCGTGAGCCTGGCGGTGGCATTCGAGATGATGCTGACCGACGGCGCTAACACAGGTGCCATCGCAGCGAAACTGCAGCGCAGAACCAGGCTTCTCCTGCGTGGCCGGCCCGGCGTCCTCGGGTATGCCCAGGCCGTGCACGATCTGTACAAGCAACGCAACGGTGTGGTCCACGCCGGGGTCGTCACATCCGGTACTGACCTGGCGCAGGTGCGGCGCTGCTTCGCGCTGTGCTTCGTTGAACTTGCTCGTCGCAGCGCGCTGGTGGCCCCGTCGGCAGAAGAACCGATGCGTGAGCTTATCGGCGATATCGCTTGA
- a CDS encoding IS5 family transposase (programmed frameshift): MVERLVPDGLWELFQRVVPEAPSRPQGGGRRRHGDREVLAAIVFVATSGCTWQQLPAASFGPSGPTAHRRFTEWSKARVWAKLHRLVLDELGSRGELDWSRCAIDSVNVRALKGGLTGPNPVDRGKYGSKIHLITERTGLPISIGISGANLHDSQALEPLVRGIPPIRSRRGPRRRRPAKLHGDKGYDYDHLRRWLRQRGIRHRIARKGIESSQRLGRHRWTIERTMAWLAGCRRLHRRYERKAVHFLAFTSIACTLICYRRLTK; encoded by the exons ATCGTTGAGCGGCTGGTGCCGGATGGGCTGTGGGAGTTGTTCCAGCGAGTGGTGCCGGAGGCGCCGAGTCGGCCTCAGGGAGGCGGCCGGCGCCGGCACGGTGACAGGGAGGTGCTGGCTGCGATCGTGTTCGTGGCCACGTCGGGCTGTACGTGGCAGCAGCTGCCGGCCGCCTCGTTCGGACCGTCGGGACCCACGGCTCACCGGCGTTTCACCGAGTGGTCGAAAGCCCGGGTGTGGGCGAAGCTCCATCGCCTGGTCCTCGACGAACTCGGCTCCCGGGGTGAACTGGACTGGTCTCGCTGTGCGATCGACTCGGTGAACGTGCGGGCCCTG AAGGGGGGCCTGACAGGTCCGAATCCAGTAGATCGAGGCAAGTACGGTTCGAAGATCCACTTGATCACCGAGCGGACCGGACTGCCCATCTCCATCGGCATCTCCGGCGCCAACCTGCACGACAGCCAGGCCCTCGAACCGCTCGTTCGCGGCATCCCGCCCATCCGCTCCCGTCGCGGTCCGCGCCGACGACGGCCGGCCAAGCTCCACGGCGACAAGGGCTACGACTACGACCACCTGCGCCGATGGTTACGCCAGCGCGGCATCCGGCACCGCATCGCCCGTAAAGGCATCGAGTCCTCCCAGCGCCTGGGACGCCACCGCTGGACCATCGAACGCACCATGGCCTGGCTCGCCGGATGCCGCCGCCTGCACCGCCGCTATGAACGCAAGGCCGTCCACTTCTTGGCCTTCACCAGCATCGCCTGCACCCTGATCTGCTACCGCAGACTCACCAAATGA